The following are encoded in a window of Telmatobacter sp. DSM 110680 genomic DNA:
- a CDS encoding class I SAM-dependent methyltransferase, with protein MNTVQIPADLDAALDEAWAAAKDVPGFLLEQEARFLGTMAVCAPRKSVIVEIGSFKGKSTVLLGKLAQRYGIGPIVAIDPHTFHNVELAEHRSTPGATSFDAFQKNLETAGVASSIEVHRAFSSEVAASWSRPIGLLWIDGDHSYAGAKSDFDGFIPCVLPNGLVALHDALHEFSGPIRVFVEDMLRSDRFGAAGFVHSIAWSQFRPDDGANFRTQRATLERSARRLLPFVADEQTPHGPSKLLYKLNRSRVPRSLPSQQQWAALLGRP; from the coding sequence ATGAACACCGTGCAGATTCCCGCAGATCTCGATGCAGCCCTCGATGAGGCATGGGCAGCAGCCAAAGATGTGCCGGGATTTCTGCTTGAGCAGGAAGCGCGCTTTCTGGGAACGATGGCCGTTTGCGCGCCCCGCAAGAGTGTCATCGTGGAGATCGGGAGCTTTAAAGGAAAGTCCACCGTACTCCTGGGTAAGCTGGCGCAGCGATATGGCATCGGGCCAATCGTAGCGATCGATCCCCACACCTTCCACAACGTCGAACTGGCGGAGCATCGATCCACGCCCGGAGCGACTTCGTTCGATGCATTTCAGAAGAACCTTGAAACTGCCGGAGTCGCCAGTTCCATCGAGGTCCATCGCGCTTTCTCGAGCGAGGTGGCAGCTTCGTGGAGCCGCCCGATTGGCCTGCTATGGATCGATGGCGACCACAGCTATGCCGGCGCCAAATCAGACTTCGACGGCTTCATTCCCTGCGTTCTTCCCAACGGATTGGTGGCCCTTCACGATGCGCTGCATGAGTTCTCGGGACCCATCCGCGTTTTCGTCGAAGACATGTTGCGCTCCGACCGCTTCGGCGCAGCCGGGTTTGTCCATTCCATAGCCTGGTCGCAATTTCGTCCTGATGATGGAGCCAATTTTCGGACCCAGCGGGCAACGCTGGAAAGATCGGCCCGCCGGCTCCTGCCCTTCGTAGCTGACGAGCAGACTCCTCACGGCCCAAGCAAGCTTCTTTACAAGTTGAACCGCTCCCGCGTCCCACGATCGCTGCCCAGCCAGCAGCAGTGGGCAGCGCTGCTGGGCCGGCCGTAG
- a CDS encoding DinB family protein has protein sequence MFRSIARIVAPVGVVFVFALASVANAQISPDLPNPTNASNPLTRTLSIFRSNMQDKIMKSADAMPESKYNYRPTKDVRSFAEILTHLGDISYTLCSSIKGESNPATATAKVSKAEIVAYLKGSFTYCDGVYSGFADTHLNDPADFFGFKTNKMFILTQVGNHDALHYGNLVTYLRINGLVPSGGWF, from the coding sequence ATGTTCCGATCCATTGCACGCATCGTGGCTCCTGTTGGCGTTGTGTTTGTTTTCGCCCTGGCGTCCGTGGCCAACGCCCAGATATCGCCGGACCTCCCCAATCCGACCAACGCGTCGAATCCATTGACAAGGACGTTATCCATCTTTCGCAGCAATATGCAGGACAAGATCATGAAGTCAGCGGACGCGATGCCGGAGTCCAAATACAACTACCGGCCGACTAAGGACGTTCGCTCGTTTGCCGAGATCCTGACTCATCTGGGGGATATCTCTTACACATTGTGTTCCAGCATCAAGGGCGAATCGAATCCAGCCACGGCTACCGCGAAGGTCTCGAAGGCCGAGATCGTGGCCTACCTCAAAGGCTCCTTCACTTACTGCGACGGCGTGTACTCTGGCTTCGCGGATACGCACCTCAATGACCCAGCGGACTTCTTCGGTTTCAAGACGAACAAGATGTTCATTTTGACGCAAGTCGGAAATCATGACGCCCTGCATTATGGCAATCTCGTCACCTATCTGCGCATCAACGGCCTCGTGCCCTCCGGCGGATGGTTCTGA
- the trpD gene encoding anthranilate phosphoribosyltransferase, with protein sequence MDSLKTLLKPLAEDGAQLTREQAASVFRQILAGEVPDVETAALLTVLATRGEQAPELAGFVDVMREQSVPIPFSDEERAELVDCVGTGGGGPLTFNISCGAALVAAAAGAKVAKHGNRAVTSLCGAADVLEALGVPIDLTPELAVECLRETGFVFLYAPLYHPAMKTLGPLRRALGFRTILNLCGPLTNPAHARIQVVGVLAPSRVLLVGRALQALGSKRAFVVHGSDGIDELTTTGESVVARIEETEPGKEPTIKAARMTPEMAGLPRATLADFTGGDIATNRALLYDVLTGIKGARRDIVLLNAAATLVAADLAGDLKEGVTLGAEAIDSGEAAATLAKLRAFGEKHARNLRLNVQ encoded by the coding sequence ATGGATTCGCTGAAGACTCTACTCAAGCCTCTCGCCGAAGATGGCGCACAACTAACGCGCGAGCAAGCTGCCTCCGTATTCCGCCAGATTCTCGCCGGTGAAGTCCCCGACGTCGAAACCGCCGCCCTGCTCACTGTCCTCGCGACGCGCGGCGAGCAGGCACCGGAACTCGCCGGCTTCGTCGACGTTATGCGCGAGCAGTCTGTACCTATCCCGTTCAGCGACGAAGAGCGCGCCGAACTGGTTGACTGCGTTGGTACCGGCGGTGGTGGTCCGCTTACCTTCAACATCTCTTGCGGAGCTGCCCTTGTCGCCGCCGCAGCCGGAGCCAAGGTCGCCAAGCATGGCAATCGCGCCGTCACTTCGCTCTGCGGAGCAGCCGACGTACTCGAAGCCCTCGGCGTGCCCATCGACCTCACGCCCGAACTCGCGGTCGAGTGCCTGCGCGAAACCGGCTTCGTCTTCCTCTATGCGCCGCTCTATCACCCCGCGATGAAGACGCTCGGTCCCCTGCGCCGCGCCCTCGGCTTCCGCACCATCCTCAACCTCTGCGGCCCGCTCACCAATCCCGCACACGCCCGCATCCAGGTTGTCGGCGTGCTCGCTCCGAGCCGCGTTCTTCTGGTAGGCCGCGCGCTGCAGGCTCTCGGTTCAAAACGTGCCTTTGTCGTGCACGGGTCAGATGGCATTGATGAACTCACCACGACTGGCGAGTCGGTGGTCGCGCGCATTGAAGAGACAGAACCTGGCAAAGAGCCAACCATCAAAGCAGCCCGCATGACTCCCGAGATGGCCGGACTGCCTCGCGCCACCCTCGCCGATTTCACCGGCGGCGATATCGCGACCAACAGGGCGCTGCTCTATGACGTGCTGACCGGCATCAAAGGCGCCCGTCGCGATATCGTGTTGCTGAACGCAGCTGCGACGCTGGTTGCAGCAGACCTCGCGGGTGACCTGAAAGAAGGCGTAACCCTCGGCGCCGAAGCCATCGACTCCGGCGAGGCCGCCGCAACGCTCGCCAAACTCCGCGCTTTCGGAGAAAAGCACGCAAGAAACTTGCGGCTAAACGTTCAATGA
- a CDS encoding SIMPL domain-containing protein (The SIMPL domain is named for its presence in mouse protein SIMPL (signalling molecule that associates with mouse pelle-like kinase). Bacterial member BP26, from Brucella, was shown to assemble into a channel-like structure, while YggE from E. coli has been associated with resistance to oxidative stress.): MRSPRVLSAFAVVSSVLTATCQQAPQPQLKIDPSNRTLSVTTTETVSVEPDLAILHIGFDTQPEDAKTAYADGARISNAIISALKQAGVAEPDIRSESQFLQRDFTKIHKFKLTQQWTVRVDPPKAAEILDIAVTNGATTSGDIEWTVKDEHALEAKALDRASTRARENAEVLAKGLSVRLGAPIYITNQLTTITPRPMMMNAFAADRASLAPPPPLAIEPHKVSREATVYAVFAIE, translated from the coding sequence ATGAGAAGTCCTCGGGTACTTTCAGCCTTTGCTGTGGTTTCTTCTGTCTTGACTGCTACATGTCAACAGGCCCCACAGCCTCAGCTGAAGATCGATCCCAGCAATCGGACACTTAGCGTCACAACAACTGAAACCGTTTCCGTCGAGCCCGATCTCGCCATCCTGCACATCGGTTTTGATACGCAGCCTGAAGACGCAAAGACCGCATACGCCGATGGCGCTCGTATTTCCAATGCCATCATCTCCGCGTTGAAACAAGCGGGCGTTGCCGAGCCGGATATTCGCAGTGAATCGCAGTTTCTGCAGCGCGACTTCACGAAGATCCACAAATTCAAACTCACCCAGCAATGGACCGTACGAGTCGATCCCCCCAAGGCCGCCGAGATTCTGGACATCGCCGTCACCAACGGCGCTACCACCAGCGGCGACATCGAATGGACCGTCAAGGATGAGCATGCCCTCGAAGCAAAGGCTCTTGATCGAGCCTCGACTCGTGCTCGGGAGAATGCTGAAGTTCTCGCCAAAGGCCTGTCCGTGCGCCTCGGTGCACCTATCTACATCACAAACCAGCTGACAACGATAACCCCGCGTCCCATGATGATGAACGCTTTTGCTGCAGATCGAGCCTCTTTGGCGCCGCCGCCGCCCCTCGCCATTGAACCTCACAAAGTCAGTCGCGAAGCCACGGTATACGCCGTCTTCGCGATCGAGTAG
- a CDS encoding OmpH family outer membrane protein, whose translation MKYTLLSVAALASCLALHAAAQSPAVAAAAPSETAAAAGPAKIAVIGFQEAVAGTNDFQRRFADLQKKYEPKRQQLKTLNDSIASLQKELQTQSATLSDSERATKAKSLDDKQKEMKRAGEDAQADYQQDMQQTFAAVAGKFAETLDAYSKEHGFSVVLDGGNQQLPVVIYANPSVDITKAVVDAYNVKSGIPAPEKTAAPATAPKTTAPARTVPKAPAAH comes from the coding sequence ATGAAATACACTCTTCTCTCCGTCGCCGCGCTGGCCTCTTGCCTCGCGCTCCATGCCGCCGCACAATCGCCAGCCGTCGCCGCCGCTGCTCCAAGCGAAACCGCAGCCGCGGCCGGACCAGCAAAGATCGCCGTTATCGGCTTCCAGGAAGCTGTCGCCGGGACCAACGACTTCCAGCGACGCTTCGCTGACCTGCAAAAGAAGTACGAGCCGAAGCGCCAGCAACTCAAGACGCTGAATGACTCGATCGCCTCACTGCAGAAGGAACTCCAGACACAGTCGGCCACGCTGAGCGATTCTGAACGCGCCACCAAGGCAAAGTCTCTCGACGACAAGCAAAAGGAGATGAAGCGCGCTGGCGAAGATGCCCAGGCTGACTATCAGCAGGACATGCAGCAGACCTTTGCAGCCGTGGCCGGCAAGTTCGCCGAAACTCTGGACGCTTACTCCAAAGAGCACGGCTTCAGTGTGGTTCTCGATGGTGGAAATCAGCAGCTACCGGTTGTAATCTACGCCAATCCCTCGGTCGATATCACCAAGGCCGTCGTTGACGCATACAACGTGAAGTCGGGCATCCCGGCTCCAGAGAAGACAGCTGCCCCCGCAACCGCACCCAAGACAACGGCGCCCGCCCGGACCGTTCCTAAGGCCCCCGCAGCCCACTAA
- a CDS encoding class III extradiol ring-cleavage dioxygenase, with amino-acid sequence MPNNTVRQPAIFLPHGGGPCFFMDWTWGPADTWHATQRFLESVASTLPEKPKALLVISGHWEEPAFTAATAEKPQLIFDYSGFPAHTYQLTWPAPGNPALAARVVELLRNAGLPSATDPSRGYDHGVFVPLKVAFPEAEIPVVTLSLDHSLDPALHIAAGRALAPLRDEGVLIVASGMSFHNLRGYMRPETPERARAFDAWLTKSVESPASERDGLLTNWRQAPYAAYSHPREEHLIPLMVAAGAGGEAPGRLIFSDEPMGARISAYRFDG; translated from the coding sequence ATGCCCAATAACACCGTTCGTCAACCCGCAATTTTCCTCCCCCACGGAGGAGGACCTTGTTTCTTTATGGATTGGACCTGGGGCCCGGCAGACACGTGGCACGCAACACAGCGCTTCCTTGAGTCAGTGGCCAGTACCCTTCCTGAAAAACCCAAAGCCCTGCTGGTCATTAGCGGCCACTGGGAAGAGCCTGCTTTCACGGCAGCCACTGCCGAAAAACCGCAGCTGATTTTTGACTACTCCGGCTTCCCTGCACACACCTATCAGCTCACCTGGCCTGCACCCGGCAATCCGGCACTCGCCGCTCGCGTCGTAGAACTGCTACGTAATGCCGGCCTGCCCTCGGCGACCGATCCCTCCCGCGGATATGACCACGGCGTCTTTGTTCCTCTGAAGGTTGCGTTTCCAGAAGCAGAGATTCCTGTCGTCACCCTGTCGCTGGATCACTCGCTCGACCCGGCTCTGCACATCGCAGCTGGCCGCGCCTTGGCCCCACTGCGCGACGAAGGCGTCCTCATCGTCGCCAGCGGCATGAGCTTCCACAATCTTCGCGGCTACATGCGCCCGGAAACTCCGGAGCGAGCCCGCGCCTTCGACGCATGGCTCACGAAGTCAGTTGAGTCGCCGGCGTCTGAGCGCGATGGCCTGCTTACCAATTGGCGCCAGGCTCCTTATGCCGCCTACTCCCATCCACGCGAGGAGCATTTGATTCCCTTGATGGTCGCCGCCGGTGCAGGAGGAGAAGCGCCCGGCAGGCTTATCTTCAGCGATGAGCCCATGGGTGCGCGGATCAGCGCCTACCGCTTCGATGGGTAA
- a CDS encoding OmpH family outer membrane protein yields the protein MKHSVALVLTLASGLALTAAAQMPSAPDAAAPATAAPAGPAKIAVVAFQVAVAQTNEGQRSFADLQRKYQPKQNQLKSLNDEIDSLTKQLQASGDKLSDAERAARAKTIDDKKKQLERSAEDAQNDMQNEMQELYSALASKVYDVLNDYAKAHGYTLVLDVAQQQSPVLFATDSTNITKAIIDAYNVKSGVPAPAAPATGAAPVPSAPKPAAPKGLSPQ from the coding sequence ATGAAGCACTCTGTTGCATTAGTTCTCACGCTGGCCTCAGGCCTTGCCCTGACTGCCGCCGCCCAAATGCCGTCTGCTCCGGATGCAGCTGCACCCGCCACAGCGGCTCCCGCCGGTCCTGCCAAAATCGCAGTCGTTGCTTTCCAAGTCGCTGTCGCGCAGACCAACGAAGGCCAACGTAGCTTTGCCGATCTGCAGCGGAAATACCAGCCCAAGCAAAACCAGTTGAAGAGCCTGAATGACGAAATTGACAGCCTGACCAAGCAGCTTCAGGCCTCGGGCGACAAGCTCAGCGACGCCGAACGCGCCGCTCGCGCCAAGACGATCGACGATAAAAAGAAGCAACTCGAGCGTTCTGCCGAAGACGCGCAAAACGATATGCAGAACGAGATGCAGGAACTCTACAGCGCCCTCGCCTCCAAGGTCTATGACGTACTGAACGATTATGCCAAGGCGCATGGCTATACTCTCGTCCTCGACGTCGCTCAGCAGCAGAGCCCGGTGCTGTTCGCCACTGACTCCACGAACATAACCAAAGCCATCATCGACGCGTATAACGTGAAGTCTGGTGTGCCCGCGCCGGCAGCGCCCGCAACTGGAGCAGCACCGGTGCCGTCTGCTCCCAAGCCTGCAGCCCCCAAGGGTCTGAGTCCTCAATAA
- a CDS encoding glutathione peroxidase codes for MEDTSKTVYAFSAETLDGRTVSLADFKGKVLLVVNTASQCGFTPQYAGLETLYRTYKERGLEVLGFPCNQFGAQEPGTAADIGAFCERNYGVNFPIFAKIDVNGEKAHPLYRFLKKQKPGLLGPLGGGAIKWNFTKFLVARNGRVVDRFASTTKPESLARQIEKLLEVK; via the coding sequence ATGGAAGACACCTCAAAAACTGTCTATGCGTTCTCGGCAGAAACGCTGGACGGACGCACTGTGAGTCTGGCGGACTTCAAGGGCAAGGTGCTGTTGGTTGTCAATACGGCCAGCCAATGCGGTTTCACCCCTCAGTACGCCGGACTGGAGACTCTTTATCGGACGTACAAGGAACGCGGCCTCGAAGTTCTGGGCTTTCCATGTAACCAGTTTGGCGCGCAGGAACCGGGAACGGCAGCCGACATCGGTGCATTCTGCGAGCGAAACTACGGGGTAAATTTCCCGATTTTCGCCAAGATCGATGTGAATGGTGAAAAAGCGCACCCGCTGTACCGCTTTTTAAAAAAGCAGAAGCCGGGGCTGCTGGGTCCGCTGGGCGGCGGTGCGATCAAGTGGAACTTCACGAAGTTTCTTGTCGCCCGCAATGGAAGAGTCGTGGATCGCTTTGCATCGACCACCAAGCCCGAGAGCCTGGCCAGGCAGATTGAAAAACTACTCGAGGTCAAATAA
- a CDS encoding DoxX family protein — translation MRKNLPMILIRVIVGLVFLTEGILKFAYPSELGWGRFAHIGLPYPHVLAPFVGAVEIAAGGALILNLYAGDAALLLLIVILTAIFTTKAPILLGHPLARFAAPKLEHYGLLSFIHEARTDLCMLFGLVATLLDSGMSLRLKSR, via the coding sequence ATGCGAAAGAATCTTCCGATGATCTTGATCCGCGTAATTGTGGGTTTGGTCTTTCTGACCGAGGGAATACTGAAATTCGCGTATCCCAGCGAGCTCGGTTGGGGACGCTTCGCGCACATTGGTCTGCCCTACCCGCACGTGCTGGCACCGTTTGTTGGAGCGGTGGAGATTGCGGCAGGCGGTGCGCTCATTCTGAATCTCTACGCCGGGGACGCGGCATTGTTGCTCTTGATCGTGATACTCACCGCGATTTTCACAACCAAGGCGCCGATTCTTCTAGGCCATCCACTGGCGCGATTTGCGGCACCGAAGCTTGAGCACTACGGCCTGCTGAGTTTCATCCATGAGGCTCGGACGGATCTGTGCATGCTGTTTGGCCTGGTAGCAACTCTGCTGGATAGCGGCATGAGCCTCCGCCTTAAAAGTCGTTAA
- the bamA gene encoding outer membrane protein assembly factor BamA, which translates to MNIVCGVLIGAAGKLGKVSVSEPSASSVVRVMSLRSEDIVFEMVKSIFPKGCKQNLSSEGVHILPVKPYHGPHQYLCSPQDSSPVKIGGPDGQVFVRGVLIKHDSIDRKVRTPFLLSRLVLLLVLVFSAGAVVAQPGQTIESIRVIGNRRIPKETIKARMFTHEGETYDPVSIERDFNSLWNTGYFEDLRIEREDTEKGIILNVFVRERPTIREINYKGNSSVSTSDILDRFKKEKVGLSVEGQYDPTKVMRARSVLAELLSEHGHQFAIIKADVKTIPPASVQINFNIKEGPTVKVGQIKFTGNQHLSSLYLRRSMKNLKPVGIPYSLFLENLFARTFDASKLDEDSERVRFAYRDKGYANAAVETPRTQIRDEGGLNFFTFRPNRGKRIDILMPVEEGDRYKLGSITFTGNQHISNLKALRGTFAIKDGDWFNQTIIGKGLENLKKAYGQLGYINFGAIPKPIYDEQKKTVSFQIDIDEGKQFYVSRIEFQGNTITRDRVIRRELLLDEGQVYNSQLWEYSLLRLNQLEYFEPLKVDQDSEAHQNAEAGTVDLLLKVKEKGKNSIGLNGGVSGLSGAFLGVNYQTNNFLGLGETLSVQGNIGSVSRQFLFGFSQPYVRNRPLNIGFQIYNNKSDFNAAKSYQTSTGTALNLTSAQQSLTQNYNQASTGLNFSLSYPLRRHAFQRVGFTYSLSRANITAFSTASQTYFQTISFRSGIQGSNALAGIITSQASLTYSYNTVNNPVRPRSGKEITLAMQAAGIWGNVRYFSPLVAYKTYRSMHYLSFNPNGHNVLAFKTQLGYVQGFGGDVAPPNNRFYAGGDSELRGFDIRSATPYGYVPTRQTVQLTNPDGTCVPRDPNNPQLGQCIAVPIPVYGVVSIGGDTSLTSNLEYRIPIVGSAMFALFDDFGMDVVTNHGQLKQSPEGFASLTAPLYGCPVYNNGSCQGGIPGSLVGFQRDIRPVAGTNLVPRMSLGGEFSIVMPVINAPFRLYYAYNPLRLFERPYCNDVALGTKVQSCTAQLITRDLFPPGGAGDYTYQQAIEGYGAQNLFREPRKTFRLSVSTTF; encoded by the coding sequence ATGAATATTGTCTGTGGGGTACTGATTGGCGCGGCAGGAAAATTGGGGAAGGTTTCGGTTTCCGAGCCCAGCGCTTCATCCGTCGTTCGGGTGATGTCGCTGCGGTCAGAAGACATCGTCTTCGAGATGGTAAAATCAATCTTTCCTAAAGGCTGTAAACAGAACTTAAGCAGTGAGGGTGTGCATATTCTTCCCGTGAAGCCTTACCATGGACCGCACCAGTACTTGTGCTCGCCGCAGGACTCCAGTCCGGTGAAGATAGGGGGCCCCGACGGACAGGTATTTGTCCGTGGGGTACTCATCAAGCACGATTCCATCGACCGCAAAGTGCGGACTCCATTTCTGCTTTCCAGGCTCGTTTTGCTCCTGGTTCTCGTCTTCTCAGCGGGAGCTGTTGTCGCTCAGCCGGGGCAGACCATCGAGTCGATCCGGGTAATCGGAAATCGCCGTATCCCTAAGGAAACCATCAAGGCCCGCATGTTCACTCATGAGGGGGAAACCTACGATCCGGTCTCCATTGAGCGCGATTTCAACTCGCTCTGGAACACCGGCTACTTTGAGGACCTGCGCATTGAACGCGAAGACACGGAGAAGGGCATTATCCTCAACGTCTTCGTCCGCGAACGGCCCACCATCCGGGAGATCAACTACAAGGGCAATAGTTCGGTTTCAACCTCCGACATCCTTGACCGATTCAAGAAGGAAAAAGTTGGCCTCTCCGTCGAAGGTCAGTACGACCCCACAAAGGTGATGCGCGCTCGGTCAGTGCTGGCCGAACTGCTTTCCGAACATGGCCATCAGTTCGCCATCATCAAGGCCGACGTTAAAACCATTCCTCCCGCTTCGGTGCAGATCAACTTCAATATCAAGGAAGGTCCGACCGTCAAAGTCGGCCAGATCAAGTTCACCGGCAACCAGCACCTGAGTAGCCTCTACCTGCGCCGCTCGATGAAGAATCTGAAGCCTGTAGGCATCCCCTACTCGCTGTTTCTTGAGAATCTTTTTGCCCGAACCTTCGATGCCTCCAAGCTCGACGAAGACAGCGAGCGCGTCCGCTTCGCCTACCGCGACAAAGGATACGCCAACGCTGCAGTTGAAACACCGCGCACGCAGATTCGGGATGAAGGTGGATTGAACTTCTTCACTTTCCGGCCAAATCGCGGCAAGCGCATCGATATCCTTATGCCCGTGGAAGAAGGCGACCGCTACAAGCTCGGCAGCATCACCTTTACCGGCAATCAGCACATCAGCAACCTCAAAGCGCTCCGCGGTACCTTCGCCATCAAGGATGGGGACTGGTTTAACCAGACGATTATCGGTAAGGGCCTTGAAAACCTGAAGAAGGCCTATGGCCAGCTCGGATACATCAACTTCGGCGCCATCCCGAAGCCCATCTACGACGAGCAGAAGAAGACGGTCTCATTCCAGATCGATATCGATGAAGGCAAGCAGTTCTACGTTTCACGGATTGAGTTTCAGGGCAACACCATCACCCGTGACCGCGTGATCCGCCGCGAGTTGCTGCTCGATGAAGGTCAGGTCTACAACTCCCAGCTTTGGGAGTACAGCCTGCTCCGCCTGAACCAGCTCGAATACTTTGAGCCGCTGAAGGTCGATCAGGACTCCGAGGCTCACCAGAACGCCGAAGCAGGCACCGTCGATCTGCTCCTCAAGGTCAAGGAAAAAGGCAAGAACTCCATCGGTCTCAACGGCGGCGTCAGCGGACTTTCCGGCGCCTTCCTCGGTGTGAACTACCAGACCAATAACTTTCTGGGCCTCGGCGAGACCCTGAGCGTACAGGGCAACATCGGCAGCGTGAGTCGTCAGTTCCTGTTCGGCTTCTCTCAGCCATACGTGCGCAACCGCCCGCTCAACATCGGTTTCCAGATCTACAACAACAAGTCAGACTTCAATGCGGCCAAGTCCTATCAGACTTCGACCGGGACCGCACTCAATCTGACTTCAGCGCAACAATCGCTCACCCAGAATTACAACCAGGCCTCAACCGGCTTGAACTTTTCGCTGAGCTACCCGTTGCGGCGCCATGCGTTTCAACGAGTGGGCTTCACATATTCGCTGTCGCGGGCCAATATCACGGCGTTCAGCACCGCTTCGCAGACTTATTTCCAGACCATCAGCTTCCGCTCCGGCATTCAGGGTTCAAACGCATTGGCCGGTATTATCACCAGCCAGGCGTCGTTGACCTATAGCTACAACACGGTTAACAATCCGGTTCGTCCACGCAGCGGCAAAGAGATTACGCTGGCGATGCAGGCTGCAGGCATCTGGGGTAACGTGCGCTACTTTTCCCCACTGGTTGCATACAAGACCTATCGCTCCATGCACTACCTCTCGTTCAATCCGAATGGTCACAACGTACTGGCGTTCAAGACCCAGCTTGGGTACGTCCAGGGATTCGGCGGCGATGTGGCTCCTCCCAACAATCGCTTCTATGCCGGTGGCGACTCGGAACTGCGCGGATTCGATATTCGCAGTGCCACACCCTACGGTTATGTGCCGACGCGTCAGACTGTGCAGTTGACCAATCCCGACGGCACCTGCGTCCCGCGCGATCCTAACAATCCGCAACTCGGGCAATGCATTGCGGTGCCGATCCCGGTGTATGGCGTCGTCTCGATCGGTGGCGATACCAGCCTCACCAGCAATCTCGAATACCGCATTCCCATCGTCGGCTCCGCGATGTTCGCGCTGTTCGATGACTTCGGCATGGATGTCGTTACCAACCACGGCCAGTTGAAGCAAAGCCCCGAGGGTTTCGCCTCTCTCACTGCTCCACTCTACGGCTGCCCGGTGTACAACAACGGTTCTTGCCAAGGCGGCATTCCTGGATCACTGGTTGGATTCCAGCGTGATATTCGTCCAGTGGCCGGAACCAATCTTGTTCCCCGCATGTCCCTTGGCGGCGAATTCTCGATTGTCATGCCGGTGATCAACGCGCCGTTCCGTCTTTATTACGCTTACAACCCGCTTCGCCTCTTCGAACGCCCCTACTGCAACGACGTGGCTCTCGGCACCAAGGTGCAGAGCTGTACAGCCCAGCTCATCACCCGCGATTTGTTTCCCCCAGGCGGCGCAGGCGACTACACGTACCAGCAGGCCATCGAGGGATATGGAGCTCAGAATCTGTTCCGCGAACCACGAAAGACATTCCGCCTGAGCGTTTCTACTACTTTCTAA